From the genome of Watersipora subatra chromosome 9, tzWatSuba1.1, whole genome shotgun sequence:
TTAATCACTGTTGTCCCTAATCACTGTTGTTCCTAATCACTGTTGTCCTTCATCAGTCATgaaatttgtcaaaaaaatttctttattCATCCAGAGTCTAGTGATTAAACATTCGGGAAAATTTCAAGCTCTAATTCTGGAATTTAGCCTGCCTTCTTCAAGCTATGCTACTATGTTACTGAGAGAAGTGATGAGGGTGGATACTTCTGCTGCACACCAGGCTAGTCTCAATCAGATGCGACAGACAGACCCCTGACTTAGTATATGGCTTTACAATGGATTTCTCTTAACACACATTAACAGGAAACTTGAGTGACTCTGtttataccagttgtttatTCCCAGTTGCTACTATTTTTTTATAGCACATCATTGCTGTTGCTGCTTGATGTGAACAGCAAATTTGTAATTATAAACAGTTCCACTCAGGAGAACTTAGCTACTCTGGTCAATATCCATGCCTGTTACATGACTAAGGGCAACCCAACTCTCATCACCACCATCTGTTGATTAATTATTGTGATTCATCTTTGCCAAAATAGGCATGAGTCATGATAACATAGCTCATCTCGCTCCACACTTCAGCTTTTAACAAAGTTGCTGTAAGGTTTCCTTTGTTGTTGCTAGTTATTACTTCTAGTTGCTGTCATAACCTATAATATAGTTGCTGTTGATTGTCACAACTGACAAAAATACAAAGAATATACTTTGACTGTAACATGCCAAATATGGCAATGTTTTGCAGACGATAGTATATCGCTTGTAGTGGCTCTTTTGTGTATAAGTCTGTAAATCTTATAATTAATTTTCCTACGAGATGTTTGCTTCAAATACTTTCCTGGTAAAGTCTAAATCATCACTTCTGCAAACTTTTAACCTCAAGCATCGCTGCCAgagtttttcatttttagtgGTGTTCTTGCCAACTAAGGCTCATTCACACTATATGAGTATGTCGGCATTGTTGCCCTCTCACCGAATTTCCTTCAACTATGTGCCCTGGAAACCGATGGTATCGTCGAGGCAAAGCGGTTACGTCgaaaaagtttgcagctgtcagcTTTTCAATAGTTCTCTGGTCATCTACAGCAGCATGTTCGATGTCTACCAGTTCAGCAATGGTGGTTGGTTGATCTGTATTTTCTTTCAAGACAGTTGTTGCAGTTTTATAACTGTAGTTCATCCTTTCTGCGATCGCATTGTATAGTGATAACGCTATGGTGCAGACTTTTCCTTGGTGTGAATGGATAGGCTTATGATAGTGTGAACGTTGTTATGACACAGGATCACTGAAGCACTGTGGTCACTGATATACATGTTTAGCAGCGATATTGTTGAGCCAGCATTTAGGAAACACAGCAGGTTGGCTAAGCATAGAGTGCAAGCATAGTTCTGAAATACTATTATAAAAAGCCAAGATTTGCTGTTCAATACAATTCTATAGCATCCTTATCATGGAGTAAACCAAGACACTGGTTTAGCAGCAATAAGCAATTTGTCTCAGATACAGTCATTTCACAGATGTAGTTGCAGAGTTGTAGCTCAGAGCTAAATTTAATATTACAAGGAATATTCAGATGATGCACATTTTACTTATGTCCTTTGCTGGTCTCTAACTTGAAGATTGTTCCAGTTCATAACTAACGGAGTCTTGGTTGTTACATGTTTAATCTGTTGCAGTATGTCAGTTCTCATGGTTCAATTACAGCACACCAGTTGTTTTGTGCTCGTCTCTAGTGTAATATATCAGTTGTTTGTGGTTGTCTCTGGTGAAATATATCAGTTGTTTGGGGTTGTCTCTGGTGTAATGTATCAGTTGTTTGTGGTTGTTTCTGGTGTAACGTATCAGTTGTTTGTGGTCGTCTCTGGTGTAATATATCAGTTGTTTGTGGATGTCTCTGGTGTAATGTATCAGTTGTTTGTGGTTGTCTCTGGTGTAATGTATCAGTTGTTTCTGGTGTAATTTATCAGTTGTTTGTGGTTGTCTCTGGTGTAATGTATCAGTTGTTTATGGTTGTTTTTGGTGCAATTTTTCAGTTGTCTGTGGTTGTCTCTAGTGTAATATATCAGTTTTGTTGTGTGCGTTAGGTCTCAGACGTTAATAGCAACTGGTACTGAGATGTTCAATCAAGTGTAGTCAGTGATTGGTAGCCTAATGAAagaattgtattattttttcaaCGGCAGTGTGAGTCATCACTCAAATAACAGAAAAAATGGTACGGTAATAATTTGTGATAATAGGTGATAGACTTGATATTGAACTGCAGCATTTTGAATGCATGTATTTTCATTAATGTTGGCTTTAAAGATTAGTTTTAGTTACATTACAGAGAgggtgttacataatacattacataatgCAATGCAAATCCCATCACCCTTTGATTTTTAATTCTCAAGCTCaaacagaaaatattaataGATTACATACTACCATAACATATATTTGAACACAAAATTACGATAAGTTACTGCTGGTCGGGTCCTCCTTATGTCCTCCCTTATGGTAATGACtgaaaagtaaaatgaaactAGGCTCACAAGTTGTCTGAACATAACCTAACAAACATACCAGAGATAAAACTATCATGTTCCAGAGAGTCTTTTCTAGTGTGCCAAACCTTGAAAGTATTTACTTGTGTGATTCAGCGACGGTTATTACTGTGACCTGTCTAAATGACCTTCAATACCTGCTACACATAATACCTGCTACATATAATACCTGCTACATATAAAACCTTGCTAAATATAATACCTGCTAAATGTAATACCTGCAACATATAATACCTGCTACATATAATACCTGCTGCATATAATACCTGCTACATATAATACCTGCTACATATAATACTCACTACATATAGTATCCGCTACATATAATACTCACTACATATAGTATCCGCTACATATAATACCCGCTACATATAATACCCGCTACATATTATACCTGCTACATATAATACCTGCTACATATAATACCTGCTACATATAAAACCTTGCTAAATATAATACCTGCTAAATGTAATTCCTGCTACATATAATACCTGCTACATATAATACCTGCTACATATAATATCTGCTACATATAATACCTGCTACATATAATACCTGCTACATATAATACCTGTTACATATAATACCTGCTACATATAATACTTGCTACATATAATACCTGCTACCTATAATGCCTCAGTGAGCCTCCCCTAAGGTTTCCACATTCTTTGCCAGATTTCGCCCAACCCTCACACGCACATGTTCCGTGCCTTCCGCCGGGTCaccaaaattatttggttttaaaactccgCCTGGTTCCTGCACACCAGCCTCTTAACCACTCAGATgataaaaaactcaaaaatacACCTCATGCATTAAAGGCAGTTGGCATCAATGAACAGATTTATGGGTCTTTGTCATAAAAGCAGTGTAGTAATTTGCATTGAAAACCTGCAGGCGAGCTGCAGGCTAATTGATAGAAAATGAGAGAATGCTTGGGCAATACTGGCTTTAATGCCAGTTGAGTTATACATGCAAATTACTTTCTGACGTCAACAAAACTTTTTAGAAATGCTTGTGTCAATCCTTGGAGCCATATACATAGTtggtaattattattattcagtTATAGCTGTGGTTTTTCACCCTCATGTTCAGCTGGCCAATCTTATCAATTAAACATATATGTAGGCTTTGAGTTTACTTTATTAAAATACTAGCTGAGAAATGAGTTTACTTTATTAAAATACTAGCTGAGAAATACTCACCAAAATTACAAAAGGCTTTTTTCTACCGAAAACTAAcctaaaaacaatatttttacttttaatgttTGAGTGAACCCTAGCTCTGCCATTTTTTATCATCTCCTATCTTGTTGCACATAGGTACCAGCTGGTTTTATCAGGCATCACAATGATGACGACTCGCAAAACTTGAGAGCCATTTTTGTGACGCTTATATGGTTGGTTGGTCTCTGTTGTTAACATTTGAAAGCATTTTGATAACATTCTACTAAGTAAAATGCTCATGTAGTTAACAATTGGCAGCCATTATGGGAATTTCATAAAGAAACCATACACTAGTTGTATTTGCGATAGTGGACCAAAAGGACAAAGACTTGAAGGCTATGAACTTGCTGGTGGTATTCTGCCAAAATTTGAGCCCGTATTCcagtttgaaagttgtctgTTCTATCAGCTGAACTATAAGTACTCtaatattcaaaatatattgatatagtCTATCTATTGACATCAGCTGTGCAGATATTTGATGTATGTTTGAACATCATTGACAATGCATCATACGTGAGCACATGGGCCTCTCTATATCTAAACGTATAGTGCATTAGCAAACAATGCTCAGATTCACATTGGAGATAGATTTTTCAAGTGCCAAAACAGTTTTGTAGACATGAAGATATTTTGCAGTTCAAGAAGGTATTGTTATGAGGCTATTACAACTAAAATCTACACAAGCATAAATACTGTCGCACGTTGGAGATATGATGTAGCCTATATGTGCATCAATTTTAGTTCAAATCCGTTTCTGTTTATATAGATAGAAACATGCAGGTTCAACCGGTACATTTTACGCTGAGataattcaaatttaaataacaatAGTATGCAGGGTATCATAGAGATAAATGTTCTTATCAATTGAAAACAAagtataaaaaagtatattacAATCAGTAGTTAATCCAGAACGGAGACACTCAATGCTTGTTTGTTGGTCCAGTACCGGGGAATACAATTAGAAtcttttatatacataaataatttaCATGAAGTCATCAAGCCAATATCTTGTACTAGTATCTGAGAGTGTGCGGACCAATATAGACCAAATGTAGCATACACTGTTGCAGCTGAACCATCTTCATAAAAAAGCAAGTGTGACAGCGATTTAGCTGTCCGACTGACAACGAGCCCAACAACTATTTTTTCTTCCGTTCACCAATACATCGTGGACAATACCATTTTCCTTTTGGCTTTGATGTTAGACTGACACAGGGAAAGTGAAACCACTCTATAGGACACTGCAACAGATAGAAAACATGCATGAATGTTGATCAACAATTCTCTAGTGTTTTCTGTGTCTTCTCTGCCTACATATGTGTCTTCTCTGCCTACATAAGTGTCTTCTCTGCCTACATAAGTGTCTTCTCTGCCTACATAAGTATCTTCTCTGCCTACATAAGTGTCTTCTCTGCCTACATAAGTGTCTTCTCTGCCTACATAAGTATCTTCTCTGCCTACATAAGTGTCTACTCTGCCTACATAAGTGTCTTCTCTGCCTACATAAGTGTCTTCTCTGCCTACATAGGTGTCTCCATCTGTCTACATAGGCAGATGGAGACATCCAAACATTTTATCTACTTCTATATGGAAGGTTGGAGATACCCTAAACAGTCAATCTACCTACAAGGAAGGATGGAGATACCCTAGACATTCTATCTACCTACATGGAAGGATGGAGATACCCTAGACATTCTATCCACCCACACGGAAGGATGGAGATACCCTAAACATTCGATCTACCTACATGGAAGGATGGAGATACCCTAGACATTCTACCTACCTACAAAGAAGGATGGAGATACCCTAAACATTCAATCTACCTACAAGGCTGGATATACCCTAGACATTCTATCTACCCACAAGGAAGGATGGAGATACCCTAAACATTCAATCTACCTACAAGGATGGAGACACCCTAAATATTCTATCCACCTACAAGGAAGGCTGGAGATACCCTAGACATTTTATCTACCTACAAAGAAGGATGGAGATACCCTAAACATTCAATCTACCTACAAGGAAGGATGGAGATACCCCAAACATTCTATCTACCCACAAGGAAGGATGGAGATACCCTAGACATTCTATCTACCCACAAGGAAGGATGGAGATACCCTAGACATTCTATCTATAAACAAGAAAGGATGGAGACTCCCTAGACATTCTATCTACCCACAATGAAGGATGGAGATACTCTAGACATTCTATCTACCTACAAGGAAGGATGGAGATACCCTAGACATTCTATCTATCAACATTCTACCAAGGGCACTGGGTACTGTAAAGACTGAAGCATGCTGATGGAGGGTGAAGTGAAAGCTGCCATGGGAAAAGCTTCCAACCATCTACATCTCAAATGGATGCCTTTAAAAATTATTCGTCGAAATCCGCTTGACAACGTCTAAGGCAAGACCAAAAATACTCAGAACCGACAAATTTTATTCACACTAGTTGACCATTACAATTCTATCAAAGAGTCTATAGACAGCTAAAACACTCACATCGTTGTTATCACACCCAATCATTTCTCCATAGGAGACTTGATGACAAATGCAATAAGTAGGCTCATTGGGGTCTACTGGCATGTCCAACACATCCGAAGGATGGCCAGCGCCAAAATCTGGCGAGAGAGGTGGCAATTCTGGTTCGGCTCTACAAAATGTTGAGTGACAGCGGATTGACAGATCACTACATTCTTCACGcattataaaaactatgttttttttatctatattgaaacaaacatgaaaaagaTTCATTTGCTATCATCAGTTGCAAACCCTTAAAGAACATCCATTCTTACATACTAAGACTTCCAGAATAAATATTGAACGATTTCCTAAATATAAAGCATTGAAATGTGTCTACAGTTAGTCACAGATAGTTTCTGCTATTCTAATCTTCTCCCCTtcaaaattaagaaaaaattaTAAGATTAGCCATGAATGTATAAACTGCTATATTTTATAATCCGATGAGTAGGACCTTCATAACTGGTGAATTAGTTATAGCTCAGTGATTCTAGTAGACTGATAGCCTCTTGCCTAATGAATTAAAGGTGTGGGGTGAAGTAGTTATATCAATGATTCTAGGAGACTGATAGCCTCCTGACTAATGAATTAAAGGACTGGTAAAGTAGCTATATCAGTGATTGTAGTAGACTGATAGCCTCCTGACTAATGAATTAAAGGACTGGTGAAGTAGTTATAGCAGTGATTCTAGGAGACTGATAGCCTCCTGTCTAATGAATTAAAGGACTGGTAAAGTAGTTATATCAGTGATTGTAGTAGACTGATAGCCTCCTGACTAATGAATTAAAGGACTGGTGAAGTAGTTATAGCAGTGATTCTAGGAGACTGATAGCCTCCTGTCTAATGAATTAAAGGACTGGTGAAGTAGTTATATCAGTGATTGTAGTAGACTGATAGCCTCCTGTCTAATGAATTAAAGGACTGGTAAAGTAGTTATATCAGTGATTGTAGTAGACTGATAGCCTCCTGACTAATGAATTAAAGGACTGGTGAAGTAGTTATAGCAGTGATTCTAGGAGACTGATAGCCTCCTGTCTAATGAACTAAAGGACTGGTGAAGTAGTTATATCAGTGATTCTAGTAGACTGATAGCCTCCTGTCTAATGAATTAAAGGACTGGTAAAGTAGTTATATCAGTGATTGTAGTAGACTGATAGCCTCCTGACTAATGAATTAAAGGACTGGTGAAGTAGTTATAGCAGTGATTCTAGGAGACTGATAGCCTCCTGTCTAGTGAATTAAAGGACTGGTGAAGTAGTTATATCAGTGATTCTAGTGGACTGATAGCCTCCTGTCTAATGAATTAAAGGACTGGTGAAGTAGTTATATCAGTGATTGTAGTAGACTGATAGCCTCCTGTCTAATGAATTAAAGGACTGGTGAAGTAGTTATAGCAGTGATTCTAGGAGACTGATAGCCTCCTGTCTAGTGAATTAAAGGAATCTTACTCTTTGGTATCCTTTTTCTTCCTTTTCTGTCCCTTTGAAACATCTTCCTCTTCTGCTTTCTTCTTCCTGCCTCTTTTACCTTTCTCTGCCCGAGGAGCTGGAGTTTCAACTATGATTAAGAGAGAGAGAAACCGAGGCAGTcaataaaaactcattgaaGAGGCAACAAGACAAATGTCTCAAGCTGCTATAAGAACCCTACACAATTGTACTTTTAGTAGGAGAGACAACCGAAAGTAAGCATCACATATACTCAATTTCCTAACATCTATTAATTTAACACAAAAAGTAGTCTTAGTTTAGTTGCACTGCCTCCTCATCACAAATCCAGATTTGACATGGCCACCAACTGATTGGAGAATACTTATGATGAGGAACAATCGTTACTCACTTGTTAGGCTGGTGTCCTTCAACTCGGCCTCAAATCTTGCAAGATCGTTGTCAAGTTTTCGAATGTGTTTATCGACCTAAAAATATTGAGCAAAGTTATATTACAAATGGTGTATAGCACATATTTGTATATGCATGATgtgtagcatatatatatacatatgatgtatagtatatatatatatatatatatatatatatatatatatatatatatatgatgtatagcatatatatacagtcaaacatggataactcaaacttcacgaaACCGAGCAagagtgttcgagttatcagagcgttcaagttatcagagcactgtcacaggtccatgtatttatttatttattagtagatacatgtaaatatacaaactataatataaatcaaaagcataaatggcttctttcaaattaaatgcttctaatgcaaagtataaaacttttttatcaaatagtatagagatttttctatcacttgagattggtttgttgtttgaggtgatgttattgccaggacgttctttagattaaaattggcaaaacttgatcgttgttgaaatgctcagaagaaacgacatctttttcttttgagcgttttaaccatgatcaattttgccaatttttcttgaagtttatgcgaaggttacctcacgtttccttgcttccgaaggaccatcgctaagcggatgtttggtaaaaatcaaatttcaccaaacctttagaaaagtcgttgacaaaaatattttgccgatggtggtaataacgacgcctttAAATTACGAAAAGTCGAGGTTTACCTCTGGGCTAGATCACAGTAAATGTTCACTTTTGGTGTGATTGCAAACattataattttgaaaaaaggGTTGATTTTTGTAATGCTAGAGGGCCTCAAGTACCAGGAAACAGCAGTTGTTATTACTTTATTGCTACCAGTTGGGAATTATCAATGGATTACTGGCACCATGTCAGAAAATTGTGTTAGTTTCGGGACAAAACGTAAAATAGGCTGTAGGTTAAGATAGGCAAGCAAAATAACTTTTATGCAATTGGATTTCTTCAACATCATCTAAGGAAGCAACAATAGCAGTTCATTCCACTATTATTGCACTGGTTCTTACAAAGCAGGTGTTCTTCACTACCATCCGTCTCGTAACTAACAAAATAAGCatggttttctttttcctaGTGTTTAAGATCATCACAGCATgccagtttttattttctattcaGCTGTGTTGGTGTGCAACAATATAAGAGGCTTTAAATTTGAGTTGAGTGAAGTCTACTCTGTGTACAAGCCAGCAGACATACTGTGAGTTTCGGGACAAAAATATGATTTAAACCAGGATTGTACTGTGATAAATAACCCCTGCTGTTTTCGTTCACATGTTTCAGCCTTACAATTACTAATCTAGTGAGAAATACAATAAATTTGGTTTAATCAGCATGGTCTGGTGGTGAAAAAGGCCTCTGGTGATCATGCCAAAGGTCAAGTCATAATACCTCTTTACATTGTGACTTGTGTTGTCACACAACGTTATTGCCTTCATTGTTTGACTGGGTTGCATGAGGGTAACCTATCTATACTGAAATTATGGGTAAGACAAGCAAATAAAGGCAAAGAAATTATGCTCAAAGGCAACTGGAAAAGGACGCTCAGGGTTACAGGAAAAAAACGAGACCGTTAGCGAATGTCGGCTTAGAAAAGCAGCTGTCATGAACAAAGCTGATGAAGGTGAACAACGTGAATACGAGAGAATAAGAAAACGAGAGCAGCGACTAAAAAAAAAAGCTGGGATAAGTTAAACAATCAGCCAGGACAAGGATAGTGATGGAACGCCGAACTCTGCACCAGCTTTCTTTTCATCCACACAGTCTTTTGGTAGGTAGACATTGAGTGACATTAGGATTTCCTTCCTTGTCAAACATgggtatttattaaaaatttttgaatgaatgatAAGGATGGGGAAACTGAACAGGTATTGGTGACCAAACAACAACCATTCATACACACAGGTTAAGTTGACGTAATGGTAATTTTGTGATTGGATAGCAATtaaatttaaactattttatttataattttacagGACGAGCTATGAAGAAGGTTGACAAGGTACTGCCTACATCCCCCAGAAAACAAGTGATTGTTCTAGATGGTGAACTGGCCAAAAAACTAAATACATTATCTCCGACAACTAAAGCAAGATGCAATCAAAAGATTAGGGAATGTGGATCTAGAAAGACAACGCAAGATGCCATTGATGAAACTACTGAACAGCTGGTGAGAAAGTTTTTCTTGAGTGACAGAATAAGTAGAACATTGCCAAGCAAGAAACATGTGGTAACTGTGAGagatcagaataaaaaaaaagaaaaacttcaaAAGAACCTATTAATGTTTACAACACAGCACCCAGACATCAAGATTGGCTTGACTAAGTTTCGAGAATTTCGGCCCCTATAGTGCTGCCAATCACCAAATTGTATGCGCCTGCTTTATCTGTGAAAATGCACAGCAACTTTTCGATGCTGTGAGGTCAGCTGTGCCAATGCCATTGGAGTGCTCCACATTATATCAGATGTTGAAGTCAACTGTGTGTGATATAAAAAATGAGAAATGCTGTGGACGTGAATGTGAAAAATGCAAATGTGGTGTACAAAGCATATTTGACAACACCAATTTACCTGAGGAAGGGACGGTGATAGTGAAGCAATGGAGACCAGACCCCAACCATGGAAGCTATCTAAATTTGCTGCAGGAGAGGATGCAAGTGAATGATGTGATTAAGAAGTTTACAGATGTGCTAAAATCACTTGTCAATCATGAGTATGGAAAAAACCACCAGCTAGGAGAAATTTCTGCTTTAAAAGCGGATTTGCCTGCTTACCATATCATCATACAGGAGGACTTCAACGAGAACTATACCCGTAAACAGCAAGTTGAAATCCAGAGTGCCTACTACTCCACCGTATCAGTAACTCTATCCATTGCTGTTGTCTGGTACAAATCATCTGATGGTGTGGTCACTACACGTAGCTATGTCATCGTATCCGATAATCAGGCAGATTGAATGAAGAGTAAGAAGTGAGAGAAAGTAGTGAGAAGAGTCATCAACTAGGAGATATAGCGGCAGTCGCTTATGATATAGATGAAATGCATGTTGGAGAGCTTGTTGAGAAAGTATCAGATAATGAATACGCCATGAAGTTTATGGTCAGGCAGGGCAAGACTTTCAAATGGCCAAGTAAACTTGATATACATCCTTTCCACCAAAACTTCATACTTACAGTTAAACCGATTCTAAGACCCTGTTCGGCGAACTTTAGATCACTCATAGTTGAGAATTTTGATGAAGTATTGTCAGCTTTGGATGATTATGCAGCCAAATTGTTCAAGTGAACCAAACAACTTGCTATTATATGTGATTATGTGCTTAACATTATTAATTCCAATAAATTTGTGAAgttatttcaataaaataaccattttcattttttcccGAAACTAACATGTCCCGAAACTAACACACTATTTCACACTCAACTATCACTTGAAGTAAAACCTCACAGATTGGCAATAAAAATAGTCACTTTTTGAACAGACAACACCCTAACTTATGTTAGAAAACTCAAATTGCTAACCTCAAACCCTTAACTTCATAGCAATTGGCCAATGAAAATGAACCATAAAAGCGGGTGATCAAAATTTGTCCCAAAACTGACTCGAAGTTTCATCCCGCTGTTCGAGAATGATGCTTTGTTGAAAGGGATATTTCAGTTGCATTTGATGATAGTAACCTAAAGTATGTATGTACAATTATTTACTGATATCTTATTCACCTACTAGGCTGGGGGCTACATTGACACACCATTTGTCCCGAAACTGACAACTGCGATCGTGCCCCTCTatagcttggaataaagtgattttctaaagcaataacaaccgtctcggtagccgttgggcaaaaagctgttcgagttaacagagttgaggtcgagttatctaaagcaatttatcattacgtgggaacggaccaaagaaacggttcgagttaaccatgtgttcgagctatccgagggcgagttatccatgtttgactgtatatatatacacatatatatatatatatgatgtatagcatatacatataaaaaattatttcctcaccccggttaacccatatgggtggtaatttctgctctaactagggtctcctaccagagacctgggagtttgagcactcgcctcaagatcttagctgtttccaatagcgcacttttttgcaactcacctgagttgattgctgtcggtatctgggcaagccacacattatgcgccagtgttattgcgcccagtgccccaatgactactagaataacagttgtttttatatatatatacagtatatatacagtatatatatagtatggtatatatagtatagtatatatatacagtatatatactgacAGAAaaggaagctcctggtaaggtcaagaAAAATGAcagcgctaagatcctctgggacttctacatccggactgacaagcatgtcctagcaaaccaaccagatatagcggtggtggacaaggagaacaagagggctactataatagatatagcagtacccaatgactacaatatagccagcaaagaaaaagaaaaggtagagaaatatctccctcttggagaagagattgaaaatgctgagatgtaagaacaactgtaattccagtagtcattggggcactggttAACCGGGATAAGgaatcattttatatatatatatatatatatatgatgtatagcatatatatatatattatttatagcatatatatggtgcatagcatatatatagtcctatatagcatatataaatatacacatatatataaatatatatgatatataacacACGCACCACACCCACCCAATTTAAACCATCAGACTACTTCAAAGTAAATAGACTGCGTGAAACAAGGAACtaatattagcctgagaccgttattggtTATTTCTACATGAATGgttttgctttcaaagtttcaacgaaaaaaagcgaaaaggtttggagttggacaacgagagaattgattgttatttatGTAAACAATTCATAATTGATACAATTTTCTGGACACCTAAAATCCGAA
Proteins encoded in this window:
- the LOC137403728 gene encoding inhibitor of growth protein 5-like, producing the protein MAAAVYLEQHLDSLEALPLELQRNFNLMRDLDKRAQDVMKEIDKHADSYLATVKKLSSAERHKKLEQITKLFSRSSEYGDDKVTLAMQTYEMVDKHIRKLDNDLARFEAELKDTSLTIETPAPRAEKGKRGRKKKAEEEDVSKGQKRKKKDTKEAEPELPPLSPDFGAGHPSDVLDMPVDPNEPTYCICHQVSYGEMIGCDNNDCPIEWFHFPCVSLTSKPKGKWYCPRCIGERKKK